Proteins from a single region of Desulfolutivibrio sulfoxidireducens:
- the atpB gene encoding F0F1 ATP synthase subunit A, whose amino-acid sequence MAGGGLPHPLLIAEEGFRAVGLNVPGNVVEAWVVMTIMIVLGLLATRKLSMVPGGMQNFFEFLVGGLESFVVANIGEKGRKVFAFLCGLFVFILIGNLLGFVPGFDAPTANINTNAAMAITVFLFYNFWGLKLWGPGYIKHFLGPFWWLVPLMLPVELISHLARPLSLTLRLFGNVRGGEIILVLLFILAPVISTIPMFFMFILAKTIQAFVFFMLSMIYLKGSLEHAH is encoded by the coding sequence ATGGCTGGTGGTGGACTTCCGCATCCCCTGTTGATCGCCGAGGAGGGTTTCCGCGCGGTGGGTCTGAACGTCCCGGGCAACGTGGTCGAGGCCTGGGTGGTCATGACCATCATGATCGTGCTCGGCCTCCTGGCCACCCGCAAGCTGTCCATGGTCCCCGGGGGAATGCAGAATTTCTTCGAGTTTTTGGTCGGCGGCCTGGAAAGTTTCGTGGTCGCCAACATCGGCGAAAAAGGACGCAAGGTCTTTGCGTTTCTGTGCGGCCTGTTCGTCTTCATCCTCATCGGCAACCTTCTGGGCTTCGTGCCCGGTTTCGATGCCCCCACGGCCAACATCAACACCAACGCGGCCATGGCCATCACCGTGTTCCTGTTCTACAACTTCTGGGGCCTGAAGCTGTGGGGTCCCGGATACATCAAACATTTTCTTGGACCGTTCTGGTGGCTCGTGCCGCTCATGCTCCCGGTGGAACTGATCTCCCACCTGGCCCGGCCCCTGTCGCTTACCCTGCGTCTTTTCGGCAACGTGCGCGGCGGTGAAATCATCCTGGTGCTGCTTTTCATCCTGGCCCCGGTGATTTCCACCATCCCCATGTTCTTCATGTTCATCCTGGCCAAGACCATCCAGGCCTTCGTGTTCTTCATGCTGTCCATGATCTATCTCAAGGGATCGCTGGAACACGCGCATTAA
- the atpE gene encoding ATP synthase F0 subunit C codes for MRKALMTALNTAALLALASVAFAAGDPAVIATISWATALAQAIAAAFCGLGMGLAIKAACEGTARNPEASGKITVTLILGLAFLESLAIYGLVINLILLFANPYMG; via the coding sequence ATGCGCAAAGCTCTGATGACCGCCCTGAACACCGCGGCCCTTCTCGCCCTGGCCAGCGTGGCCTTCGCCGCCGGCGATCCCGCCGTCATCGCCACCATCTCCTGGGCCACCGCCCTGGCGCAGGCCATTGCCGCCGCCTTCTGCGGCCTGGGCATGGGCCTGGCCATCAAGGCCGCCTGCGAAGGAACCGCCCGCAACCCCGAGGCCAGCGGCAAGATCACCGTGACCTTGATTCTGGGCCTGGCCTTCCTCGAGTCCCTGGCCATTTACGGCTTGGTCATCAACTTGATCCTGCTGTTCGCCAACCCCTACATGGGCTAG
- a CDS encoding redox-sensing transcriptional repressor Rex: protein MKSDHIPRATIKRLAMYVQVLESFKREGTQVVSSELLARTCNVNPSQIRKDLAYFGEFGVRGVGYHVQDLITAIKRSLGVDRMWKCALVGVGNLGNALLRHREFKYRGFDIVAAFDCDPFKIGEEVMGLEVVCTRRLKDTAKELGIEIGLITTPPDRAQRAANFLVEAGMRGIINFAPARITVPADVNVEYVDFFHHLYAVSFSITLDQRSKAQDAD from the coding sequence GTGAAAAGCGACCACATCCCTAGAGCGACGATCAAGCGCCTGGCCATGTACGTCCAGGTGCTTGAATCCTTCAAGCGGGAAGGGACCCAGGTGGTGTCCTCCGAGCTTTTGGCCAGGACCTGCAATGTCAATCCCTCACAGATACGCAAGGATCTGGCCTATTTCGGCGAGTTCGGGGTGCGCGGGGTGGGCTACCACGTCCAGGATCTGATCACCGCCATCAAGCGCTCCCTGGGCGTGGACCGCATGTGGAAGTGCGCCCTGGTGGGCGTGGGCAACCTGGGCAACGCGCTTTTGCGGCATCGGGAATTCAAGTACCGGGGGTTCGACATCGTGGCCGCCTTCGACTGCGATCCCTTCAAGATCGGCGAGGAGGTCATGGGCCTGGAGGTGGTCTGTACCCGGCGGCTCAAGGATACGGCCAAGGAACTGGGCATCGAGATCGGGCTCATCACCACGCCTCCGGACCGGGCTCAGCGGGCCGCCAACTTTCTGGTCGAGGCCGGCATGCGGGGCATCATCAACTTCGCCCCGGCCCGGATCACCGTCCCTGCCGACGTCAACGTGGAATACGTGGATTTCTTTCATCACCTCTATGCCGTGTCCTTCTCCATCACCCTGGATCAGCGTTCCAAGGCCCAAGACGCCGACTGA
- a CDS encoding SAM hydrolase/SAM-dependent halogenase family protein, with translation MSRPALQAGHRPVIGLLTDFGLSDPYVGQLKAVLASLAPDAAIVDITHGVPPHNILAGAFFLDASLPWMPPGAVVAAVIDPGVGTARRVVCIEADDRLVLAPDNGLASLVLSRGRIDAAWVCAVPEAASATFHGRDVFVPLAAALAGGQHPNTLGSPIDPGTLAVLPGIAPRHGQGVISAVVLHADRFGNIILSLDIERWRDILDAAPRLGLCSPVRRTVRRVSAYAGLAPGEVGLVAGSQGYFELAMNRISAAETLGLASGDEIAFSLDREE, from the coding sequence ATGTCACGCCCCGCTTTGCAGGCCGGGCACAGGCCGGTCATCGGTCTTTTGACGGATTTCGGATTGTCCGACCCCTACGTGGGTCAGCTCAAGGCCGTCCTGGCCAGCCTGGCGCCGGACGCGGCCATCGTGGACATCACCCACGGCGTCCCCCCCCACAACATCCTGGCCGGGGCCTTTTTCCTGGACGCCAGCCTGCCCTGGATGCCGCCCGGGGCCGTGGTCGCGGCCGTGATCGATCCCGGCGTGGGCACGGCCAGGCGTGTGGTCTGCATCGAAGCCGACGATCGGCTGGTCCTGGCCCCGGACAACGGGCTGGCCTCGCTGGTGCTGAGCAGGGGGAGGATCGACGCGGCATGGGTTTGCGCAGTGCCCGAGGCGGCCAGCGCCACCTTCCACGGACGCGACGTGTTTGTTCCCCTGGCCGCCGCATTGGCCGGCGGCCAACACCCAAACACCCTGGGCTCCCCGATCGATCCGGGGACCCTGGCGGTCTTGCCGGGGATCGCCCCCCGACATGGGCAAGGCGTGATTTCGGCCGTGGTCCTGCACGCCGACCGTTTCGGCAACATCATCCTCAGCCTGGACATCGAGCGCTGGAGGGACATCCTCGATGCCGCGCCGCGCCTTGGGTTGTGTTCGCCAGTGCGTCGGACCGTGCGCCGGGTGTCCGCCTACGCCGGGCTGGCCCCGGGCGAGGTGGGCCTGGTGGCCGGGAGCCAGGGCTATTTCGAATTGGCCATGAACCGCATCAGCGCCGCGGAGACCCTGGGACTGGCCTCTGGCGACGAGATCGCGTTTTCCCTGGACAGGGAGGAGTAG
- a CDS encoding adenosylcobinamide-GDP ribazoletransferase: MPVFRGFLVAVGFLTRFGPAGVWRGEDVAAAVAWFPVVGLVLGAVLAGPVALGLFAGEPWIAAWLVVLGDLAATRGLHADGVADVADAWGSMARGERFFEILKDSRVGAFGVMGLFVVLAGKLILFSALFARGQAGGVAFCFVAGRACAVWLMGLGGHLARPGLGALFAPGAGARTRAVVLAVTVILGAFLAPLRGVAAGCLLGAGVVAMLYGLARDRGGLNGDFLGAAVVGGEIAACLGMFV; encoded by the coding sequence ATGCCGGTTTTCCGGGGATTTCTTGTGGCTGTGGGCTTTCTGACCCGGTTCGGACCAGCCGGGGTCTGGCGCGGCGAGGATGTTGCGGCGGCGGTGGCCTGGTTCCCGGTGGTGGGACTGGTTTTGGGGGCTGTGCTGGCCGGGCCTGTGGCTTTGGGTCTTTTCGCGGGTGAGCCGTGGATTGCGGCCTGGCTGGTGGTCCTTGGCGATCTGGCGGCCACCCGGGGGCTTCACGCCGACGGGGTGGCCGACGTGGCCGACGCCTGGGGGAGCATGGCCAGGGGGGAGCGGTTTTTCGAGATTTTGAAGGACAGCCGGGTGGGGGCCTTCGGGGTCATGGGCCTTTTCGTCGTCCTGGCGGGAAAGCTGATCCTTTTTTCAGCCCTGTTCGCCCGGGGCCAGGCCGGGGGGGTGGCGTTCTGCTTCGTTGCCGGCCGGGCCTGCGCCGTATGGCTCATGGGGCTCGGCGGCCATCTGGCCCGGCCGGGGCTTGGGGCGCTTTTCGCGCCCGGCGCGGGGGCTCGGACCCGGGCAGTGGTATTGGCCGTGACCGTGATTCTCGGGGCGTTTCTGGCTCCGTTGCGCGGGGTCGCGGCCGGATGCCTGCTCGGGGCGGGCGTCGTGGCCATGCTGTATGGCCTGGCCAGGGACCGGGGCGGGCTTAACGGGGATTTCCTGGGCGCGGCCGTGGTCGGGGGCGAGATCGCGGCCTGCCTGGGGATGTTCGTGTGA
- a CDS encoding tetratricopeptide repeat protein, with product MTISIISETSRGAKNIQSEQDYIKKGNAFLKQGLYNESEYCFQQAIKLFPESPLAKERYAYAALRKLNLKEAHARYLNLKADHPDNPSGYIGLGNVLLRQGDIHEAEDVFKEAVDLFPENPIASERYANCALRLLKLEDAYSRYIAHLRKHPDNANGYIGFGGVLLKYSLFGEAEGVYETGRVRFPENQAILERYANVALQLGNLDDAYHRYAEFRDKYPQNPIGYIGIGNVLLKHSLFEEAEETFKASLALFPENQVILERIANVAVRLSHLEEARTRYLALQEYHPEHQSGYIGLGNVLIKMNLLDEAERIFGEALKIFPDSHKILEEFALVALRKLKFDQAHLRYEHLRDTHPNSPSGLVGLGNVFLKMNKLERSEEIFREANRIFPNNKIVLKAILFACYFSMKSNMHAMHSSFSSLAMTSYAQLKSEYPEEFSSVDYKAKYASVYAAKVLSCAEKGIMFRQEIDCQEEKLKKIAILGDSHVFYMFDNRHAFTARGFTPNVLPIPGASVAGLGKLHSTMQLYPKIQHYICISKTEYVVLKFGQVDVDFIYYYKKFVLKRHSLDFEKYAEALTDKYVEIAHNISKLAKVLTCSVNLPSLFCRKQLAIRGVSVITEGGILTHNSMLSYKKLEALLPSIQYRTKMTLSFNELLKKKCQDKQVAFLDTTSLFLDKQTGILNIANQKDNDHHYVLTEREKERVIDLTVNEILKYE from the coding sequence ATGACCATTTCAATAATATCCGAGACATCGCGAGGCGCGAAAAACATACAGTCGGAACAAGATTACATCAAAAAAGGAAATGCGTTCCTGAAACAGGGATTATATAACGAAAGTGAGTATTGCTTTCAACAGGCCATCAAGCTTTTCCCGGAAAGCCCATTGGCCAAAGAAAGATATGCTTATGCAGCATTACGAAAATTGAATTTAAAAGAGGCCCATGCACGGTATCTCAATTTAAAGGCCGATCACCCCGACAACCCGTCCGGATATATCGGCCTGGGGAATGTCCTGCTCAGACAAGGCGACATTCATGAAGCGGAGGATGTCTTCAAGGAGGCCGTCGACCTCTTTCCCGAGAACCCAATCGCTTCCGAGCGGTACGCGAATTGTGCGTTGCGGCTGTTGAAATTGGAGGATGCATACAGCCGATATATAGCGCATCTCAGGAAACATCCAGATAATGCAAATGGATACATTGGGTTTGGTGGTGTTTTGCTCAAATATTCCCTTTTTGGTGAGGCCGAGGGAGTATATGAAACCGGACGTGTCCGTTTTCCAGAAAATCAGGCCATCCTTGAAAGGTATGCAAACGTGGCGCTGCAACTGGGAAACCTCGACGACGCCTATCACCGGTACGCGGAGTTTCGAGACAAATACCCCCAGAATCCTATAGGATATATTGGGATTGGGAACGTCTTGCTCAAGCATTCCCTCTTTGAGGAAGCCGAGGAGACATTCAAGGCGTCTCTCGCCTTATTTCCAGAGAATCAGGTCATTCTGGAAAGGATCGCCAATGTTGCAGTGCGATTATCCCACCTTGAAGAAGCGAGAACACGGTACCTTGCATTGCAGGAATATCACCCAGAACATCAGTCTGGGTACATCGGATTGGGAAATGTTTTGATTAAAATGAACCTCCTTGATGAAGCTGAGCGGATTTTCGGGGAGGCATTAAAAATTTTTCCTGATAGCCATAAGATACTTGAAGAATTCGCACTCGTCGCGTTACGGAAATTAAAATTCGATCAGGCGCATTTACGCTATGAACATTTGAGAGATACGCATCCAAATAGTCCTTCAGGGTTGGTCGGTCTTGGTAATGTCTTTCTGAAAATGAACAAATTGGAAAGGTCCGAGGAGATTTTCAGAGAGGCTAATCGTATTTTTCCCAACAACAAGATTGTCCTCAAGGCGATTCTTTTTGCGTGCTATTTTAGTATGAAATCAAATATGCACGCGATGCATTCATCGTTTAGTTCGCTAGCGATGACATCCTATGCGCAGCTTAAATCTGAATACCCTGAAGAGTTTTCATCTGTTGACTACAAGGCAAAGTATGCATCTGTTTACGCCGCGAAGGTTCTTTCTTGTGCTGAAAAGGGAATTATGTTTAGGCAGGAAATAGATTGCCAAGAAGAAAAGTTGAAGAAGATAGCTATATTAGGAGATTCGCATGTTTTCTATATGTTTGACAATCGTCACGCTTTTACCGCACGTGGGTTTACACCAAATGTTCTTCCTATTCCAGGAGCGAGCGTCGCTGGGTTAGGAAAACTTCATTCAACGATGCAGCTTTATCCAAAAATACAGCATTACATTTGCATATCGAAAACTGAATATGTAGTTTTGAAATTCGGCCAGGTTGACGTTGATTTTATATACTACTACAAAAAATTTGTATTAAAACGCCATTCACTTGATTTTGAAAAATACGCAGAAGCCCTCACGGACAAATATGTTGAAATCGCTCACAATATAAGCAAACTTGCTAAAGTTTTAACCTGCAGCGTTAACCTTCCAAGCCTTTTTTGCAGAAAACAACTTGCAATCAGAGGGGTCTCGGTGATCACTGAAGGAGGAATACTTACGCATAATTCAATGCTGTCATATAAGAAATTGGAGGCGTTACTGCCTTCGATACAATATCGTACAAAAATGACATTGTCGTTTAACGAACTTTTAAAGAAAAAATGTCAAGACAAACAAGTTGCATTCTTGGATACGACCTCTTTATTTTTAGATAAACAAACAGGAATATTAAATATTGCAAACCAGAAGGACAATGATCACCATTATGTGCTTACGGAACGAGAAAAAGAACGGGTTATAGATCTAACAGTAAACGAGATTTTAAAATATGAATAA
- a CDS encoding DUF1134 domain-containing protein: MKRIFAVICLAFCLTITATAQALEERPLSDAPPPATTATPAAQVTPVQGQPAAQPAGQAAPVAPSDGQTGQPPALSPAGTAAQDQPQPVAETPPPPPADPSKPGKQRKYSREEVHREVMGFFDSGSAGLAELVSKAFKDLGQPTGYIKGSEAGGALVVGLRYGTGYLYLKNHKPIEVFWQSPSVGLDIGVNAVRVFTLVYGMERPEEIFHRYPGVDGSAYLIGGFGMTYQRSENITLAPIRFGVGLRLGANVGYQHYTRTQEINPF; encoded by the coding sequence ATGAAACGCATTTTTGCGGTGATATGCCTCGCCTTTTGCCTGACGATCACGGCCACGGCCCAGGCCCTCGAGGAACGACCCCTGAGTGACGCCCCGCCCCCGGCCACGACCGCCACCCCGGCGGCCCAGGTCACCCCGGTTCAGGGACAACCCGCCGCACAACCCGCCGGTCAGGCCGCGCCCGTCGCGCCCTCCGACGGGCAAACCGGCCAGCCACCGGCCCTGTCCCCGGCAGGGACGGCGGCGCAAGACCAGCCCCAGCCCGTGGCCGAGACGCCGCCTCCCCCGCCCGCTGACCCGTCGAAGCCAGGCAAGCAGCGCAAGTATTCCCGTGAAGAGGTGCACCGGGAGGTCATGGGATTTTTCGACAGCGGCTCGGCCGGACTGGCGGAACTGGTGTCCAAGGCCTTCAAGGATCTGGGGCAGCCCACGGGATACATCAAGGGCAGCGAGGCCGGCGGCGCCTTGGTGGTCGGCCTGCGCTACGGCACGGGCTATCTGTACCTGAAAAACCACAAGCCCATCGAGGTGTTCTGGCAAAGCCCGTCCGTGGGCCTAGACATCGGGGTCAACGCGGTGCGGGTGTTCACCCTGGTCTACGGCATGGAACGTCCCGAGGAGATTTTTCACCGTTACCCGGGGGTGGACGGCAGCGCCTACCTCATCGGCGGCTTCGGCATGACCTACCAGCGTAGCGAGAACATCACCCTGGCGCCCATCCGGTTCGGCGTGGGCCTGCGGCTTGGGGCCAATGTGGGCTACCAGCACTACACCCGGACCCAGGAGATCAATCCGTTTTAG
- a CDS encoding SGNH/GDSL hydrolase family protein produces MLLWLLVFAACLEIASFGVITVLNIVLYDNAREGTKAVYDPYALFLQANGIWPTMGIATSGSIENDRVVWFFGGSTMRASTAPFDKSIPSFVASELNAAPGPVRYNCFNFGINSFNSILETKYLQKQLIEFQVRPNLVVFYDGANDANYFALYKSPYGHEGMDRVQGLLESYFKTPVGILKPLCAAWYASFTRELLAKAAYALTPLDPDAPMLRDYIELTVKRYDHVDRMAAAYGASFLLFLQPVYWAETCGDLDPAVRLDEERTILGRRAFPHVRQNFMIVYAALEQALADRPYFVSLRNALCSRTAPAYTADGVHQTDAGREGVARVIVPLLRQRLERVSSKAEELCRK; encoded by the coding sequence ATGTTGTTGTGGTTGCTTGTTTTCGCCGCGTGTCTGGAGATCGCCTCCTTCGGGGTGATCACTGTTCTCAACATCGTGCTGTACGACAATGCCCGCGAGGGGACAAAGGCGGTCTACGATCCCTATGCGCTTTTTTTGCAGGCCAACGGGATCTGGCCCACCATGGGCATCGCCACCTCCGGCAGCATCGAGAACGACCGGGTGGTCTGGTTTTTCGGCGGCTCGACCATGCGCGCCAGCACCGCGCCCTTCGACAAGTCCATCCCCAGCTTCGTGGCCTCGGAACTCAACGCCGCCCCCGGCCCGGTGCGGTACAACTGCTTCAATTTCGGGATCAATTCCTTCAACTCCATCCTTGAGACCAAGTATCTGCAAAAGCAGCTTATCGAGTTCCAGGTGCGCCCCAATCTGGTGGTGTTTTACGACGGGGCCAACGACGCCAACTATTTCGCGCTCTACAAGTCGCCCTACGGCCACGAGGGCATGGACCGGGTCCAGGGGCTGCTCGAAAGCTACTTCAAGACCCCCGTGGGCATTCTCAAGCCCCTGTGCGCGGCCTGGTACGCCTCCTTCACCAGGGAGCTTCTGGCCAAGGCGGCCTACGCCCTGACGCCCCTGGACCCCGATGCCCCGATGCTTCGGGACTACATCGAATTGACCGTCAAACGCTACGACCATGTGGATCGGATGGCCGCGGCCTACGGGGCCTCGTTTTTGCTCTTCCTGCAACCCGTGTACTGGGCCGAGACCTGCGGGGACCTGGACCCGGCCGTGCGCCTGGACGAGGAACGGACCATCCTCGGGCGGCGGGCCTTTCCCCACGTGCGGCAAAATTTCATGATCGTGTATGCGGCCCTGGAACAGGCCCTGGCGGACAGGCCGTATTTCGTGAGCCTGCGAAACGCCTTGTGTTCACGAACCGCCCCGGCGTACACTGCCGATGGCGTGCATCAGACCGACGCCGGCCGGGAGGGAGTGGCCCGGGTCATCGTGCCCCTGCTCAGGCAGCGCCTGGAGCGGGTTTCCTCCAAGGCCGAGGAGCTTTGCAGGAAATGA
- a CDS encoding AMIN domain-containing protein, with product MPLTKGDKLIIIGAVVLALTVVAGLAAWRKPHLFSGKMPAPEMTQRDFTAPTPAPSPSPAPPGARTSASPPPAPPVATTDTSPASPVPLPISPPASPPVSSPASPHSPGPVEALSAPAPALLPPSGDSAPQVPQPPVSPEVVAKHPLFAGDAALDTMFSEMGEEAASPKPQAAQRPEAAPKAVSEPVETKAEALDVPNKPAPLASKKPVTDKPPAKAAASTASRGAVVAVSATDKPGEYVLTVTTSSPAGEVTRTYMDNPPRLIIDLVGRWTYTGPLTLSGKSPLISQVRVGKHPDRLRLVLDLAPDATTRLREAPIVDRTQNGVTIRLPK from the coding sequence CCATCTTTTCTCCGGCAAAATGCCCGCGCCGGAGATGACCCAGCGCGATTTCACCGCGCCAACGCCCGCCCCTTCGCCCTCCCCGGCGCCCCCGGGCGCGCGGACCTCCGCCTCGCCGCCGCCGGCCCCTCCGGTCGCCACGACGGACACATCGCCCGCTTCCCCCGTTCCCCTGCCGATTTCCCCCCCGGCCAGTCCTCCGGTCAGTTCTCCGGCCAGCCCGCATTCCCCCGGGCCTGTCGAGGCCTTGTCCGCTCCAGCCCCGGCCCTTTTACCTCCCTCCGGGGACAGCGCCCCCCAGGTCCCACAGCCCCCGGTTTCACCGGAGGTTGTGGCAAAGCACCCCTTGTTCGCCGGGGACGCGGCCCTGGACACCATGTTTTCGGAGATGGGCGAGGAGGCGGCCAGCCCCAAGCCACAGGCCGCGCAGAGGCCCGAGGCCGCGCCAAAGGCCGTCTCCGAACCCGTGGAGACCAAGGCCGAGGCCCTGGACGTCCCGAACAAGCCGGCGCCCCTGGCGTCAAAAAAACCGGTCACGGACAAGCCCCCGGCCAAGGCCGCCGCATCGACGGCATCCAGGGGCGCTGTGGTGGCCGTCTCGGCCACGGACAAGCCCGGTGAATACGTGCTCACCGTGACCACCTCCTCGCCAGCCGGCGAGGTGACCCGGACCTACATGGACAATCCGCCGCGTCTGATCATTGATCTGGTCGGCCGCTGGACCTATACCGGCCCCCTGACCCTGTCCGGCAAGAGCCCCTTGATCAGCCAGGTCCGGGTGGGCAAGCATCCCGACAGGCTGCGGCTGGTGTTGGATCTGGCCCCGGATGCCACCACCCGTCTGCGCGAGGCCCCCATCGTGGACAGGACCCAAAACGGCGTGACCATTCGTCTTCCCAAGTGA